A genomic window from Polaribacter gangjinensis includes:
- a CDS encoding ABC transporter ATP-binding protein, producing MLQVNHLSFQYVAKKNVLKNIHFSLKKGEHLCIMGESGCGKSTLLKLIYGLLDATEGTIFWNSTPVLGPKFHLVPGMEFFKYVAQDFDLMPYTSVSENIKKFLSRFHPEESEQRTQELLEVIEMKAFENTKVKNLSGGQKQRVAIARALANEPELILLDEPFGQIDNFKKNSLRRKLFQYLKEKNIACIVATHDKEDALSFADFLMVIQHQEIIVFDSPTTIYNNPSQKYIAALFDDVNEIKIAQKERLLYPHQLKIVENSIYEATVLNTYYRGNYWLIEADFESQKVFLNHPFEIKKGTEIKLFFEF from the coding sequence ATGCTTCAAGTTAACCATCTTTCTTTTCAATATGTTGCCAAAAAAAATGTTTTAAAAAACATCCATTTTAGCCTAAAAAAAGGCGAACATTTGTGCATAATGGGAGAAAGTGGCTGTGGAAAATCGACCTTATTAAAGTTGATTTATGGCTTGTTAGATGCTACTGAGGGAACTATTTTTTGGAATTCAACACCTGTTTTAGGACCCAAATTTCATTTAGTTCCTGGCATGGAATTCTTTAAATATGTAGCGCAAGATTTTGATTTGATGCCTTATACCTCTGTTTCAGAGAACATTAAAAAATTCCTGTCTCGTTTTCATCCTGAAGAAAGTGAACAACGAACGCAAGAATTATTAGAAGTTATTGAAATGAAAGCGTTCGAAAATACCAAAGTAAAAAACTTGAGTGGTGGTCAAAAGCAACGTGTTGCAATTGCGCGTGCTTTGGCAAACGAACCTGAATTAATTCTTCTTGATGAACCTTTTGGGCAAATTGACAACTTCAAAAAAAACAGTTTACGACGAAAGTTATTTCAATATTTGAAAGAGAAAAATATCGCTTGTATTGTGGCAACTCACGACAAAGAAGACGCACTTTCGTTTGCTGATTTTTTGATGGTAATTCAACATCAAGAAATCATTGTTTTTGATTCGCCAACAACAATTTACAACAATCCTTCTCAAAAATATATTGCTGCTTTGTTTGATGATGTAAACGAAATAAAAATTGCTCAAAAAGAGCGCCTTTTATATCCACATCAACTAAAAATTGTAGAAAATTCAATCTATGAAGCAACTGTTTTAAACACTTATTATAGAGGAAATTATTGGTTGATTGAAGCTGATTTTGAGTCTCAAAAAGTGTTTTTAAATCATCCTTTTGAAATTAAAAAAGGAACAGAAATCAAACTATTTTTTGAATTTTAA
- a CDS encoding 3-oxoacyl-ACP synthase has translation MNIKEALLMHCKMFVNKRMQTVEEIIYSHQKSLQSETKSSAGDKHETGRAMIQLEMEKASQQLAGISEMNQILSKIDISISENSKQNAAHLGSVVYTAKANYFLSISAGKIDIENASYFAISVSSPIGKLLLGKHENDEFLFDGNRIKIQKIV, from the coding sequence ATGAATATCAAAGAAGCCCTTTTAATGCATTGCAAAATGTTTGTCAACAAACGCATGCAAACAGTGGAAGAAATCATATATTCTCATCAAAAATCGTTGCAATCCGAAACCAAAAGTTCTGCTGGAGACAAACACGAAACAGGGCGAGCTATGATTCAATTGGAAATGGAAAAAGCGAGTCAGCAATTGGCAGGAATTTCGGAAATGAATCAAATTTTATCAAAAATTGATATTTCAATTTCAGAAAATTCAAAACAAAATGCTGCTCATTTAGGAAGTGTCGTTTACACAGCAAAAGCTAACTATTTTTTAAGCATTTCAGCAGGAAAAATAGATATAGAAAATGCGAGTTATTTTGCAATTTCTGTTTCTTCTCCAATTGGAAAATTGTTGTTAGGGAAGCACGAAAATGATGAATTTTTGTTTGATGGAAATCGCATTAAAATTCAAAAAATAGTTTGA
- a CDS encoding 4'-phosphopantetheinyl transferase family protein — MIGNDIVDLQLAKTQSNWQRKGFLEKQFTDVEVEKIVNSDYAFLQLWLFWSMKEAAYKLHVQQHQNRFFAPKKFQCAMISNTSGTIKFVEEIYFSSSTITENCIHTIVFKNFDEIPNSKLFLMDEKSSQTAQVSEQILSSVPLATSVQKNEFGVPFLYQKDKKLGFSVSTSHHGNYGGFAIVKSQ, encoded by the coding sequence ATGATTGGCAACGATATTGTTGATTTGCAATTAGCTAAAACCCAAAGTAATTGGCAACGAAAAGGCTTTTTAGAAAAACAATTTACTGATGTTGAAGTCGAAAAAATTGTCAATTCTGATTATGCATTTTTGCAACTTTGGTTGTTTTGGAGCATGAAAGAAGCTGCCTATAAATTGCATGTTCAACAACATCAAAATCGATTTTTTGCGCCCAAAAAGTTTCAGTGTGCAATGATTTCTAATACTTCAGGAACCATAAAATTTGTAGAAGAAATCTATTTTTCTTCATCCACAATTACTGAAAATTGTATTCATACAATTGTTTTCAAGAATTTTGATGAAATTCCGAACTCAAAATTGTTTTTGATGGATGAAAAATCATCTCAAACTGCTCAAGTTTCTGAGCAAATACTTTCAAGTGTTCCTTTGGCAACATCTGTTCAAAAAAATGAATTTGGAGTTCCATTTTTATATCAAAAAGACAAAAAACTTGGTTTTTCAGTTTCTACTTCTCACCATGGGAATTATGGTGGATTTGCCATTGTAAAAAGCCAATGA
- a CDS encoding acyl carrier protein: protein MNKEELISKLKTIVKPYIQDEEAFANLSENTDFIKDLKINSANLVDVILDVEDEFDIEIDNEAMEKMLSVKAAMEIIEAKLANK from the coding sequence ATGAATAAAGAGGAACTAATTTCAAAATTAAAAACGATTGTAAAGCCTTACATTCAAGATGAAGAGGCTTTTGCAAACTTATCGGAAAACACCGATTTTATTAAGGATTTAAAGATAAATTCGGCCAATTTGGTAGATGTTATTTTGGATGTTGAAGATGAATTTGACATCGAAATTGACAATGAAGCCATGGAAAAAATGCTCTCTGTAAAAGCAGCTATGGAAATTATTGAAGCAAAATTAGCCAATAAATGA
- a CDS encoding beta-ketoacyl-[acyl-carrier-protein] synthase family protein has protein sequence MKNRVVITGLGVVAPNGVGLQDFTNAIKIGKSGIAFHQHLKDKGFSCCIGGIPTISDQKISEYLTPLQLRGFNSTSILYGCIAAIDAWKDAGFLVDENSHLDYDTGIIFGTGTSGIEKFREAIYQIDNQNVRRLGSTSVVQTMASGISAYLGGILGVGNQVTTNSSACTTGTEAILLGFERIQNGKAKRMLVGSSSDSSLYSWGGFDAMKVMTYKHNETPEKGSRPMSETASGFVPGSGAGAMILESLESALERNATIYAEVLGGNINAGGQRNGGTLTAPNAEAVQKCIKDALIDANISADKIDAINGHLTATSKDSLEIENWTKALNRKGADFPHINSLKSQVGHCLAASGAIESVASVLQIKDQFVFPNINCEDVHPEISALISTEKIPTKMIEKNIQIVAKASFGFGDVNACVIFKKYIE, from the coding sequence ATGAAAAATAGAGTCGTAATTACAGGTTTAGGAGTTGTTGCACCAAATGGAGTTGGTTTGCAAGATTTTACAAACGCTATAAAAATTGGCAAATCTGGAATTGCATTTCATCAACATTTAAAAGACAAAGGATTTTCTTGTTGTATTGGAGGAATTCCAACCATTTCCGATCAAAAAATTTCGGAATATTTAACGCCTTTGCAACTTCGTGGATTCAATAGCACTTCTATTTTATATGGTTGTATAGCTGCAATTGATGCTTGGAAAGATGCTGGATTTTTGGTGGATGAAAACTCTCATTTAGACTATGACACAGGAATTATTTTTGGAACAGGTACCTCAGGAATTGAAAAATTTAGAGAAGCTATTTATCAAATTGACAATCAAAATGTAAGACGTTTAGGAAGCACTTCAGTAGTACAAACAATGGCAAGTGGCATTTCTGCATATTTGGGTGGAATTTTAGGTGTTGGAAATCAGGTTACTACAAATTCCTCAGCATGTACAACAGGAACTGAAGCTATTTTATTGGGTTTTGAACGCATTCAAAATGGAAAGGCAAAACGCATGTTAGTGGGCAGTTCAAGTGACAGCAGTTTGTATTCTTGGGGAGGTTTTGATGCCATGAAAGTGATGACCTATAAACACAATGAAACTCCCGAAAAAGGCTCAAGACCCATGAGCGAAACTGCCTCAGGCTTTGTGCCTGGAAGTGGAGCAGGAGCAATGATTTTAGAATCTTTAGAAAGTGCTTTAGAGCGAAATGCAACTATTTATGCAGAAGTTTTGGGTGGAAATATTAATGCTGGAGGACAAAGAAATGGCGGAACTTTAACGGCACCAAATGCTGAAGCTGTTCAAAAATGTATAAAAGATGCATTAATTGATGCCAATATTTCTGCAGATAAAATAGATGCAATTAACGGACATTTAACAGCCACTTCAAAAGATAGTTTAGAGATTGAAAATTGGACAAAAGCACTGAACAGAAAAGGAGCTGATTTTCCGCACATAAATTCGTTAAAATCGCAAGTTGGTCATTGTTTAGCAGCTTCTGGAGCCATTGAATCTGTGGCTTCCGTGTTGCAAATAAAAGATCAATTTGTTTTTCCAAATATCAATTGCGAAGATGTGCATCCTGAAATTTCAGCGTTGATTTCAACAGAAAAAATTCCCACAAAAATGATTGAAAAAAACATTCAAATTGTTGCCAAAGCAAGTTTTGGTTTTGGAGATGTAAATGCATGTGTTATCTTTAAAAAATATATTGAATAA
- a CDS encoding 3-hydroxyacyl-ACP dehydratase FabZ family protein: protein MDSQKIISFLPYTKPFLFVDEITQISENGVIGNYTFKENEYFYEGHFINNPITPGVILTETMAQIGVVCLGIYLLKDEILSDKKPQIALTSNEIDFFLPVYPSEKVTVISEKVYFRFNKLKCIVKMFNAKNELVCRGSIAGMIIAK from the coding sequence ATGGATTCACAAAAAATTATATCATTTTTACCTTACACAAAACCTTTTTTGTTTGTAGATGAAATCACGCAAATATCAGAAAATGGTGTTATAGGAAATTATACATTTAAAGAAAATGAGTATTTTTATGAAGGTCATTTTATCAATAATCCAATTACACCAGGCGTGATTTTAACAGAAACAATGGCACAAATTGGGGTTGTTTGTTTGGGAATTTATTTGTTAAAAGATGAAATTTTATCCGATAAAAAACCTCAAATTGCATTGACATCCAATGAAATAGATTTCTTTTTACCTGTTTATCCATCAGAAAAAGTTACTGTTATTTCAGAAAAAGTGTATTTCAGATTCAATAAATTAAAGTGCATTGTAAAAATGTTTAATGCAAAAAACGAATTGGTTTGTAGAGGAAGTATTGCTGGAATGATTATCGCAAAATAA
- a CDS encoding SDR family oxidoreductase, with protein sequence MYKDFQDKNEWAIILGGSSGLGLATAKKLAKHGMNICVVHRNSRVQMTAIEKDFEDVKNHQIRFLSYNIDALNPDKRTEIIHEIKQEIGNLGTIKTLIHSIAKGNLKPMFSNENEVLQNDDFQITINAMAISLYDWFKAIFEAKLFSDDARIVSFTSEGNVKPWENYAAVSAAKVTLEAITRNIALEFAKFGIKANCIQAGVTNTKSLNRIPNSDEIKKHTLVRNPFERLTTPEDVANVVYLMVKEESKWMNGTILKVDGGESLR encoded by the coding sequence ATGTACAAAGATTTTCAAGACAAAAATGAATGGGCAATTATTTTGGGAGGCTCAAGTGGTTTGGGTTTGGCAACTGCTAAAAAGTTGGCAAAACACGGCATGAATATTTGTGTAGTTCATAGAAATTCTAGAGTACAAATGACTGCCATTGAAAAAGATTTTGAAGATGTTAAAAATCATCAAATCAGATTTTTATCTTATAATATTGATGCATTAAATCCTGATAAAAGAACAGAAATAATCCATGAAATTAAACAAGAAATAGGAAATCTAGGAACTATAAAAACCCTGATTCATTCCATAGCAAAAGGAAATTTAAAACCCATGTTTTCGAATGAAAATGAGGTTTTACAAAATGACGATTTTCAAATTACCATCAATGCTATGGCAATTAGTTTGTATGATTGGTTCAAAGCTATTTTTGAAGCTAAACTATTTTCTGATGATGCAAGAATCGTCAGTTTTACAAGCGAAGGAAATGTAAAACCTTGGGAAAATTATGCTGCAGTTTCAGCTGCGAAAGTAACTTTGGAGGCAATTACAAGAAACATCGCTTTAGAGTTTGCAAAATTCGGAATTAAAGCCAACTGCATTCAAGCTGGAGTAACAAATACAAAGTCTTTAAATAGAATTCCAAATAGCGATGAAATTAAAAAACACACTTTAGTGAGAAATCCTTTTGAACGATTAACAACTCCTGAAGATGTTGCAAATGTGGTGTATTTGATGGTCAAAGAAGAATCAAAATGGATGAATGGAACCATCTTAAAAGTTGATGGTGGAGAAAGTTTAAGGTAG
- a CDS encoding type III polyketide synthase, which yields MAVKIISVAKQLPQYFRETKDIIPFVKLWMQDQEERFQRKVIKLFEGAGVDKRYSIMSPEEVFTASSFEEKNTIYAREVVKLATESLKKALEKAHLKATEIDYIITVSCTGIMIPSMDAYLINSLAMKQDIVRLPVTEMGCAAGVSGMIYAKNFLKANPNKRAAVIAVEAPTATFQLNDFSMANIVSAAIFGDGASAVILSSFEDDKGPEIIDESMYHFYDATHMMGFNLVNSGLQMILDKEVPQKISDHFPAIVHPFLERNNLTIDDIHYLIFHPGGKKIVQTVEDLFGVLGKNIDDTKEVLRLFGNMSSATVLYVLERFMDQNPTKGERGLMLSFGPGFSAQRILLEW from the coding sequence ATGGCAGTTAAAATAATTTCAGTTGCAAAGCAACTACCCCAATATTTTCGAGAGACAAAAGATATTATTCCTTTTGTAAAACTTTGGATGCAAGATCAAGAAGAACGATTTCAACGCAAAGTAATCAAACTTTTTGAAGGTGCAGGTGTTGATAAACGCTACTCAATTATGAGTCCTGAAGAAGTTTTTACAGCCTCATCTTTTGAAGAAAAAAATACTATTTACGCAAGAGAAGTTGTAAAATTAGCTACAGAATCACTAAAAAAAGCGTTAGAAAAAGCTCATTTAAAAGCCACAGAAATCGACTATATAATTACAGTAAGTTGCACAGGAATTATGATTCCTTCAATGGATGCCTATTTGATTAATTCTCTTGCGATGAAACAAGATATTGTACGATTGCCAGTTACAGAAATGGGTTGTGCAGCAGGTGTTTCTGGAATGATTTATGCCAAAAATTTTTTAAAAGCAAATCCAAATAAAAGAGCAGCAGTAATTGCAGTTGAAGCTCCAACAGCAACTTTTCAGTTGAATGATTTTTCAATGGCAAATATTGTGAGTGCTGCCATTTTTGGAGATGGAGCATCAGCCGTAATTTTGTCTTCTTTTGAGGATGATAAAGGTCCTGAAATCATTGATGAATCCATGTATCATTTTTATGATGCAACTCACATGATGGGTTTTAATTTGGTAAATTCGGGCTTACAAATGATTTTAGACAAAGAAGTTCCTCAAAAAATTTCCGATCATTTTCCAGCAATTGTTCATCCATTTTTAGAGAGAAATAACCTTACTATTGATGATATACATTACCTAATTTTTCATCCAGGAGGAAAAAAAATTGTGCAAACAGTAGAGGATTTATTTGGCGTTTTAGGCAAAAATATTGATGACACTAAAGAGGTTTTACGATTGTTTGGCAACATGTCAAGTGCAACTGTTTTGTATGTTTTAGAACGATTTATGGATCAAAATCCCACAAAAGGAGAAAGAGGTTTGATGTTGAGTTTTGGACCCGGTTTTTCTGCTCAACGAATTTTATTAGAATGGTAA
- a CDS encoding methyltransferase domain-containing protein codes for MDFFISTKYRTDKEELMDDFSIGGDLLRDTLDKLENINRWLGGNKVTIHGLKTILKNHPKTEEITIVDIGCGHGDILRDVAIFGRKNGFIFKLIGVDANPTAILYANELSKKYPEISFQTQDIFSEEFQNRQFDVVLATLFLHHFKEEELVKFLQNTIKQTKIGIVVNDLHRHKVAYYLFMLLSVFIKNKMIIEDGLTSVLRGFKRNELEKMAEKLKVTSQISWKWAFRFLWIIQK; via the coding sequence ATGGATTTTTTTATCAGCACAAAATACAGAACAGATAAAGAAGAATTGATGGATGATTTTTCTATTGGAGGTGATTTATTGCGTGATACATTAGACAAATTAGAAAACATAAATCGCTGGTTAGGAGGAAATAAAGTAACAATTCATGGATTAAAAACCATTTTAAAAAATCATCCAAAAACTGAAGAAATTACCATTGTTGATATTGGTTGTGGTCATGGAGATATTTTGCGTGATGTGGCAATTTTTGGAAGAAAAAATGGTTTTATATTCAAATTGATAGGTGTTGATGCAAATCCAACTGCGATTTTGTACGCAAATGAATTGTCAAAAAAATATCCAGAAATCAGTTTTCAAACACAAGATATTTTTTCAGAAGAATTTCAAAACAGACAATTTGATGTGGTTTTAGCAACCTTATTTTTACATCATTTCAAAGAAGAAGAATTGGTGAAGTTTTTGCAGAATACTATCAAACAAACCAAAATAGGCATTGTCGTAAACGATTTGCACAGACATAAAGTTGCGTATTATTTGTTTATGTTGCTCTCGGTTTTTATCAAAAATAAGATGATTATTGAAGACGGATTAACCTCTGTTTTAAGAGGATTTAAAAGAAATGAACTTGAAAAAATGGCTGAAAAATTAAAAGTTACATCACAAATATCATGGAAATGGGCATTCCGTTTTTTATGGATTATACAAAAATAA
- a CDS encoding NAD(P)/FAD-dependent oxidoreductase produces the protein MKTPQNFDVLIIGGGLAGLCNAIHLSKFGKKVLLIEKNDYPKHKVCGEYISNEVLPYLAFLDVNPFDFGAIKIDEFQLSTTNNKLISAKLPLGGFGISRFTLDEVLAKKAIENDAKILQDTVVNINFKKDVFYIETKENQQFTSKIVIGAFGKRSLLDVKMERDFIQKKSPYLGVKIHVKGNFPSNLVALHNFKGGYCGVSNVENNTINLCYITNFSSFKEYKNIDDFQENVVFKNSFLKEMFQKSTPLFEQPLSISQISFETKKPVENHLIMCGDAAGMIHPLCGNGMSMAIQSAQIASKLILNYLNDENASRSYLEKEYIRQWNQAFKWRLKAGHFIARLFRNHRIANFLLQILRKLPFLIPVIIQQTHGKPIKI, from the coding sequence ATGAAAACACCCCAAAATTTTGATGTTCTGATTATTGGAGGAGGTTTGGCTGGTTTGTGCAATGCCATTCACTTATCAAAATTTGGTAAAAAAGTGTTGTTGATTGAAAAAAATGACTATCCAAAACACAAAGTTTGTGGAGAATATATTTCCAATGAAGTGTTGCCTTATCTGGCTTTTTTGGATGTAAATCCATTTGATTTTGGCGCTATAAAAATTGATGAATTTCAATTGTCAACAACCAATAATAAATTGATTTCAGCAAAATTACCTTTAGGTGGATTTGGTATTTCAAGATTTACATTGGACGAAGTTTTGGCAAAAAAAGCGATTGAAAATGACGCTAAAATTTTACAAGACACTGTTGTAAATATCAACTTTAAAAAGGATGTTTTTTACATAGAAACTAAAGAAAATCAGCAATTTACATCAAAAATTGTTATTGGAGCTTTTGGCAAACGTTCATTGTTAGATGTAAAAATGGAACGAGATTTCATTCAAAAAAAATCGCCTTATTTAGGCGTAAAAATTCATGTCAAAGGAAATTTTCCATCGAATTTAGTGGCGCTTCATAATTTTAAAGGAGGTTATTGTGGAGTGTCAAATGTTGAAAATAACACGATTAATTTGTGTTATATCACCAATTTTTCATCTTTTAAAGAATATAAAAATATCGACGATTTTCAAGAAAATGTGGTTTTTAAAAATAGTTTTTTAAAAGAAATGTTTCAAAAATCAACTCCGCTTTTTGAGCAACCTTTATCCATCAGCCAAATTTCTTTTGAAACCAAAAAGCCTGTTGAAAATCATTTGATTATGTGTGGAGACGCAGCAGGAATGATTCATCCTTTGTGTGGAAATGGCATGAGCATGGCAATTCAGTCTGCGCAAATTGCATCTAAATTGATTCTAAATTATCTAAATGATGAAAACGCCTCAAGAAGCTACCTTGAAAAAGAGTATATTAGGCAATGGAATCAAGCGTTTAAATGGCGTTTAAAAGCAGGTCATTTTATTGCAAGATTGTTTAGAAATCACAGAATAGCGAATTTTTTATTACAGATTTTAAGGAAATTACCATTTTTAATACCTGTAATTATTCAACAAACCCATGGAAAACCAATAAAAATCTGA
- a CDS encoding NAD(P)/FAD-dependent oxidoreductase has translation MNLSYWELKEWFSNIDFTIVGSGIVGLNCALQLKKIYPKARILILEKGILPQGASTKNAGFACFGSLSEIIDDLQTHSEQEVFELVKKRWEGLQLLRKNLGDRKIDFQQNKGFELFDSADFFEACISKNEHINQLLKPIFKGVVFSTSNNIFGFQNIHQQYSVNNFEGQLDTGKMMAHLLQKVQKKGVKIVNSIHLESFIEKEDKVHIKTNRFDFYTKKLLITTNGFASQLLQENVQPARAQVLITKPIKNLHSKGTFHLDKGYYYFRNIDNRILFGGGRNLDFTSENTFEFGETELIQNQLEKMLRDIILPNIPFEIDQRWSGIMGVGNQKKAIVKQVSNHIFCGIRLGGMGVAIGSLVGKELADLTI, from the coding sequence ATGAATCTAAGTTATTGGGAATTGAAAGAGTGGTTTTCCAACATCGACTTTACGATTGTTGGCAGTGGAATTGTGGGTTTGAATTGCGCTTTACAACTGAAAAAAATCTATCCAAAAGCCAGAATTTTAATCCTAGAAAAAGGCATATTGCCTCAAGGAGCAAGTACTAAAAATGCTGGTTTTGCATGCTTTGGAAGTTTGTCAGAAATTATTGATGATTTGCAAACACATTCTGAACAAGAAGTGTTTGAATTGGTCAAAAAACGTTGGGAAGGATTGCAATTATTACGAAAAAATTTAGGCGATAGAAAAATTGATTTTCAACAAAACAAAGGTTTTGAATTGTTTGACTCAGCCGATTTTTTTGAAGCCTGTATTTCCAAAAATGAACACATCAATCAGCTATTAAAACCGATTTTCAAAGGAGTTGTTTTTAGTACTTCAAATAACATTTTTGGTTTTCAAAATATACATCAACAATACAGTGTAAACAACTTTGAAGGTCAATTAGATACTGGAAAAATGATGGCTCATTTGTTGCAAAAAGTACAGAAAAAAGGAGTTAAAATTGTCAATTCAATTCACCTAGAATCTTTTATCGAAAAAGAAGATAAAGTTCACATAAAAACCAATAGATTTGATTTTTACACAAAAAAACTATTGATAACAACCAATGGTTTTGCTTCACAATTATTACAAGAAAATGTACAACCTGCAAGAGCGCAAGTGTTAATTACAAAACCAATAAAAAATTTACACAGCAAAGGAACTTTTCATTTAGATAAAGGCTATTATTACTTTAGAAATATCGACAATCGAATTTTATTTGGAGGAGGAAGAAATTTAGATTTTACCAGCGAAAACACCTTTGAGTTTGGTGAAACAGAATTGATTCAAAATCAATTAGAAAAAATGTTGAGAGATATTATTTTACCCAATATTCCTTTTGAAATTGACCAAAGATGGAGTGGCATTATGGGTGTTGGAAATCAGAAAAAAGCCATTGTAAAACAGGTTTCTAATCATATTTTTTGTGGAATAAGACTTGGAGGAATGGGAGTTGCAATTGGTAGTTTGGTTGGGAAAGAATTAGCAGATTTGACAATATAA
- the dinB gene encoding DNA polymerase IV, with product MELQPPFRKIIHVDMDAFFASVEQLDNPELRGKPIAVGGGESRGVVAAASYEARKFGVKSAMSGVLAKQKCPSLIFVKPNFSRYKEVSYQIREIFYEYTDLVEPLSLDEAYLDVTENKKGNPSASLIAQEIRNRIFEETGLHASAGISINKFIAKVASDINKPNGQKTINPEEVIQFLEELPVHKFYGVGKVTAAKMYNLGIFVGNDLKKKSVEELTNLFGKSGLHYYHIVRGIHNSKVKPDRIRKSVGAETTFFENISSEIFMIEKLEKIADELERRMKKSDTKGKTITLKIKYSDFSQQTRSKTMEYFMQEKFEFFPVVKELLYQEKLKNSVRLLGISFGNLNTEKTTPIWVQLKFDF from the coding sequence ATGGAATTACAGCCTCCTTTTCGCAAAATAATTCATGTTGATATGGATGCATTTTTTGCTTCTGTAGAGCAATTAGACAATCCTGAATTGCGTGGAAAACCCATTGCTGTTGGTGGAGGAGAATCAAGAGGAGTAGTTGCTGCAGCTAGTTACGAAGCTCGAAAATTTGGTGTAAAATCTGCCATGAGTGGAGTTTTGGCGAAACAAAAATGCCCCAGTTTAATTTTCGTGAAACCAAATTTTTCAAGATATAAAGAGGTTTCGTATCAAATTAGAGAAATTTTTTACGAATACACAGATTTGGTTGAGCCACTTTCTTTGGACGAAGCGTATTTGGATGTTACTGAAAACAAAAAAGGAAATCCTTCAGCAAGTTTAATTGCTCAAGAAATTCGAAATCGCATTTTTGAGGAAACGGGTTTGCATGCTTCTGCTGGAATTTCCATCAATAAATTTATTGCCAAAGTTGCTTCTGACATCAACAAACCAAATGGACAAAAAACCATCAATCCTGAAGAAGTTATACAATTTTTAGAGGAATTGCCTGTACATAAATTTTATGGAGTTGGAAAAGTAACAGCAGCAAAAATGTACAATTTAGGCATTTTTGTTGGCAATGATTTGAAGAAAAAATCAGTGGAAGAACTTACCAATCTCTTTGGAAAATCAGGATTGCATTACTATCATATTGTTCGCGGAATTCATAATAGCAAAGTAAAACCCGATAGAATTCGAAAATCTGTTGGTGCAGAAACTACTTTTTTTGAGAATATTTCTTCAGAAATTTTTATGATAGAAAAGCTCGAAAAAATTGCTGATGAACTTGAAAGAAGAATGAAAAAGTCAGATACTAAAGGAAAAACCATCACCTTAAAAATAAAATATTCTGATTTTTCTCAACAAACCAGAAGCAAAACCATGGAGTATTTTATGCAAGAAAAGTTTGAGTTTTTTCCTGTTGTAAAAGAGTTGTTGTATCAAGAAAAACTGAAAAATTCGGTACGATTGTTAGGAATTTCTTTCGGAAATTTAAACACAGAAAAAACAACACCAATTTGGGTACAATTGAAATTTGATTTTTAA